Proteins from a single region of Runella sp. SP2:
- the murQ gene encoding N-acetylmuramic acid 6-phosphate etherase, with product MLSTTESTSHYDNLDQMSVRELLTNINNEDKTVPYAVEKAIPQIEALVEQIVVRMKQGGRLFYIGAGTSGRLGVVDASECPPTYGVPFDLVIGIMAGGDSAIRKAVENAEDDPNQAWIDLQAYDIDELDSLIGIAASGRTPYVIGGLNQARNAGILTGCIVCNVGSKVAAAAEYPVEIVVGPEFVTGSTRMKSGTAQKLALNMISTSVMIQLGRVQGNKMVDMQMTNFKLVQRAIRMVREELPHITPEEAQALLDAHGSVRNAVEAGRNLS from the coding sequence ATGCTATCTACGACAGAATCTACTTCACATTATGACAACCTCGACCAGATGAGTGTTCGGGAGTTGCTCACTAACATCAACAACGAAGACAAAACAGTTCCTTACGCCGTCGAAAAAGCCATTCCTCAAATAGAGGCATTGGTTGAGCAAATCGTCGTTAGAATGAAACAAGGTGGTCGCCTTTTTTACATTGGTGCAGGAACAAGTGGTCGCTTAGGTGTGGTAGATGCCTCAGAATGCCCCCCAACCTACGGCGTACCTTTTGATTTGGTTATTGGTATCATGGCGGGCGGCGACAGTGCCATTCGCAAAGCCGTCGAAAATGCCGAAGATGACCCAAATCAGGCCTGGATTGACCTCCAAGCCTATGACATTGACGAACTAGATTCACTGATTGGTATTGCTGCTTCAGGTCGTACACCGTATGTGATTGGTGGGCTCAATCAAGCCCGCAATGCAGGCATTCTGACGGGGTGTATTGTATGCAATGTAGGGTCTAAAGTAGCCGCTGCGGCCGAATATCCCGTCGAAATCGTCGTAGGTCCCGAGTTTGTCACTGGTAGTACCCGCATGAAATCAGGAACGGCCCAAAAACTAGCCCTCAATATGATTTCCACTTCGGTCATGATTCAACTTGGACGCGTGCAAGGCAACAAAATGGTGGATATGCAAATGACCAATTTTAAACTCGTTCAACGCGCCATCCGAATGGTACGAGAGGAATTGCCGCACATAACCCCCGAAGAAGCGCAAGCGCTGTTGGATGCCCACGGAAGCGTTCGCAATGCTGTTGAAGCTGGTCGCAATTTGTCATGA
- a CDS encoding Uma2 family endonuclease yields MTSSVDMPQKRKRKVPDYLIYETLNGKPLYYKGYKDVIRKKKKPEEIMGSSSLQAAIVSLIHVYLSVHLSDDYLVVTNEAGLHIDVGDNLANDIAVYWQDDVGTLSDNYFSTSPHVVIEVDIKADMADYATDEEYIIEKIQKMLDFGTQKVIWVLTKNQKIVVAEKLNPTWLITNWQQDIVIDENCILNLNELVKKKRLTAFLSK; encoded by the coding sequence ATGACTTCCTCGGTTGATATGCCTCAAAAACGGAAGCGGAAAGTGCCCGATTATTTGATTTACGAAACCCTCAACGGAAAACCTCTTTATTACAAAGGTTACAAGGATGTGATTCGTAAAAAGAAAAAACCAGAAGAAATTATGGGAAGTAGTTCGTTGCAAGCAGCTATTGTTTCACTAATTCATGTGTATCTGTCGGTTCATCTTTCGGACGACTACCTAGTCGTTACCAACGAAGCTGGTTTGCATATTGATGTAGGAGATAACCTTGCAAACGACATTGCTGTCTATTGGCAAGATGATGTAGGCACGCTGAGTGACAACTATTTTTCAACTTCCCCTCATGTGGTTATTGAAGTAGATATCAAAGCTGACATGGCCGACTATGCCACTGATGAGGAGTATATTATTGAGAAAATACAAAAAATGTTGGATTTTGGAACACAAAAAGTTATTTGGGTATTGACCAAAAACCAAAAAATTGTGGTGGCCGAAAAGTTAAATCCAACTTGGTTAATAACAAATTGGCAGCAAGACATCGTCATTGATGAAAACTGTATCCTGAACTTGAATGAATTGGTTAAGAAAAAACGATTGACAGCATTTTTGAGCAAATAG
- a CDS encoding Glu/Leu/Phe/Val dehydrogenase — protein MTYIEPAPIKDKENPLESMMSRFDKAAELLGISDEMYHILKVPRKQVVVGLPVTMDNGQIKVFEGYRVIHSTILGPAKGGIRFDMAVNIDEVRALAAWMTWKCAVVDIPYGGAKGGIACNPRTMSAGEIERLMRAYTLSMLDIFGPDKDIPAPDMGTGPREMAWLMDEYSKAMGMTVHGVVTGKPLVLGGSLGRTEATGRGVTVSALAAMEKMRINPYRATAAVQGFGNVGMYAASLMHERGVTVQAISDISGGYFNARGIDIEDAMKYRAANGGIMEGYKEADKITNEELLSLQVDVLVPAAKEDVITHDNAAYIQAKMIVEGANGPTSASADDIINEKGIMVVPDILANAGGVTVSYFEWVQNRIGYKWNLERINRRSDRIMKDAFENVYATSQKYQVNMRLAAYIVAIDKVASTYKYRGGY, from the coding sequence ATGACTTACATTGAGCCCGCTCCTATCAAAGATAAGGAGAATCCATTGGAGTCGATGATGTCGCGTTTTGACAAAGCGGCCGAACTCCTTGGTATTAGCGATGAAATGTACCACATTCTCAAAGTCCCCCGCAAACAGGTCGTAGTTGGTCTTCCCGTTACGATGGACAATGGCCAAATCAAAGTCTTTGAAGGTTACCGTGTCATTCACTCTACTATCCTTGGCCCCGCCAAAGGAGGTATTCGGTTTGACATGGCCGTCAACATTGACGAAGTACGAGCCCTTGCAGCTTGGATGACCTGGAAATGTGCCGTAGTAGATATTCCGTACGGTGGGGCAAAAGGAGGGATTGCTTGCAACCCTCGTACGATGTCCGCAGGTGAAATCGAACGCCTCATGCGCGCTTACACCTTGTCCATGCTCGACATTTTTGGACCCGACAAAGACATTCCCGCCCCCGACATGGGGACAGGCCCCCGCGAAATGGCATGGCTGATGGATGAATACTCCAAAGCCATGGGTATGACCGTTCACGGTGTGGTAACGGGCAAACCGCTCGTATTGGGTGGTTCACTTGGCCGTACCGAAGCGACAGGCCGTGGTGTAACGGTTTCGGCGCTTGCTGCCATGGAAAAAATGCGCATCAATCCCTACCGAGCAACGGCCGCCGTTCAAGGGTTTGGAAACGTAGGGATGTATGCAGCCTCGCTCATGCACGAACGCGGCGTCACAGTCCAAGCCATCAGTGATATTTCGGGTGGGTATTTCAATGCCCGAGGCATTGACATTGAAGATGCGATGAAGTACCGCGCTGCCAATGGTGGCATTATGGAGGGTTATAAAGAGGCTGACAAAATCACTAACGAAGAGCTCCTTTCGCTTCAAGTAGATGTATTGGTACCAGCGGCCAAAGAAGATGTTATTACCCACGACAATGCCGCGTATATTCAAGCTAAAATGATTGTGGAGGGTGCCAATGGGCCTACTTCTGCCAGTGCCGATGACATCATCAATGAAAAGGGGATTATGGTCGTTCCCGATATTTTAGCCAATGCGGGCGGTGTGACGGTTTCTTATTTTGAGTGGGTTCAAAACCGTATTGGTTACAAATGGAACCTCGAACGCATCAACCGCCGTTCGGATCGCATCATGAAAGATGCCTTTGAAAATGTGTATGCTACTTCGCAGAAATACCAAGTAAACATGCGACTTGCAGCTTATATTGTTGCTATCGACAAAGTAGCAAGTACCTATAAGTACCGTGGGGGTTATTAG
- a CDS encoding primase-helicase family protein: MENNPISQALILKEFSAIAEATPSNDITQEDERTRKRLQKVAKNYIRVGDNYFKIVFRPDKEGKPFKDYLKLNKGTLIDDHTHGIIKYISKFDDFCMVASHTNYKQVINGFYNEYSELTHKPKEGNCDTILSVVKHVFGEHYFDFAIDYLQLLYTNPYQRLPILLLESQEKNTGKSTFANIVYKIFQDNAIKIGNNDLQSDFNSVWVKRLAIIVDETSLEKKGITQMLKRFSTETGKVTVNEKNKAQSEVDFFGKFIFISNEEGKALFIERNDPRWAVFKVPTFAERGIKDDPLIDEKLEAEIPAFLHFLTQRSLKYKRESRMFFAPIVYQTAQLQLYYNNSISKTAQYIKKLVVDTFELFPNVEVLKFGIVDIIEELKNELRNVEREKVRESIEKELGFKPQDRTHYTLYSRRLAEKNPQYYPTKNTENKVHYKFTRFDSETWKSTNDTF; the protein is encoded by the coding sequence ATGGAGAATAACCCAATCAGTCAAGCCCTTATCCTAAAAGAGTTTAGCGCCATTGCTGAAGCAACGCCATCAAATGACATCACTCAAGAGGATGAGCGAACAAGAAAACGGCTTCAAAAAGTTGCCAAAAACTACATTCGAGTAGGTGACAATTATTTTAAAATTGTCTTTCGTCCAGACAAAGAGGGAAAACCGTTCAAAGACTATTTAAAACTGAACAAAGGGACGTTGATTGATGACCATACCCATGGAATCATCAAATACATTTCCAAATTTGATGACTTTTGCATGGTCGCCTCCCATACAAACTACAAACAGGTTATCAACGGTTTCTATAATGAATATTCGGAGCTGACCCACAAACCCAAAGAGGGCAATTGTGACACTATTTTGTCAGTAGTAAAACACGTTTTTGGTGAACATTACTTTGATTTTGCCATTGACTACTTACAGCTGCTCTACACAAACCCCTATCAACGGTTGCCCATTCTGTTACTGGAATCACAAGAAAAAAACACGGGTAAATCGACCTTTGCCAATATCGTTTATAAGATTTTTCAGGATAATGCCATCAAAATAGGAAACAATGACCTACAAAGCGACTTTAATTCAGTATGGGTCAAAAGATTGGCAATTATTGTCGATGAAACTTCATTGGAGAAAAAGGGCATTACTCAAATGCTTAAAAGGTTCAGTACCGAAACTGGAAAAGTTACGGTCAACGAGAAGAACAAAGCCCAATCGGAAGTTGATTTCTTCGGAAAGTTTATTTTCATTTCAAATGAAGAGGGAAAAGCCCTATTTATTGAGCGAAACGACCCAAGATGGGCAGTTTTTAAGGTGCCGACTTTTGCCGAAAGGGGAATCAAAGACGACCCGCTGATTGATGAAAAGTTAGAGGCCGAAATCCCTGCCTTTCTACACTTCTTAACTCAAAGAAGCCTCAAATACAAACGAGAAAGCCGTATGTTCTTTGCTCCCATCGTGTACCAGACAGCACAATTACAGCTTTACTACAACAATAGCATAAGTAAAACAGCCCAATACATAAAAAAATTAGTTGTAGATACTTTTGAGTTATTCCCAAATGTAGAGGTGCTCAAGTTTGGCATTGTTGATATTATTGAGGAATTGAAAAATGAACTCCGAAACGTAGAACGGGAGAAAGTTCGAGAAAGCATTGAAAAAGAACTAGGATTCAAGCCTCAGGATCGAACTCATTATACGCTTTATAGCCGTCGTTTAGCAGAGAAAAACCCCCAATACTATCCCACTAAAAACACTGAAAATAAAGTCCATTATAAGTTCACAAGATTTGATTCAGAAACTTGGAAAAGTACAAATGATACTTTTTGA
- a CDS encoding CHC2 zinc finger domain-containing protein — MIKPEFIEKANAVSIVDFLAAKGIEPVKAIGKELVYHSPLRDDPTPSFYVNPAKNSFKDFGVDEHRGSVLRLVQLLEQCNFPVAVAKLLEFKGQELGSYANLFLSATEIPKPKANDPKIVFPVQNPVLINYVQSRGIPYSLAKKYLYEVMTTTSDRVYFTVGFVNDSKGFALRNKYFKGCLGEQDITTFDFESRNTVAVFEGFFDFLSALVWFGREAPRIPTVILNTTNNRKKAVAYLRGFKEVNCFFDRDKSGMECFNLLRDRDGLPVNDCSGIYEGFNDFNEFLINTPKKQ, encoded by the coding sequence ATGATTAAACCTGAATTCATCGAAAAAGCAAATGCCGTTTCAATTGTTGACTTTCTCGCGGCCAAAGGCATAGAGCCAGTCAAAGCCATCGGCAAAGAACTCGTTTATCATTCCCCGCTGAGGGATGACCCTACACCCTCATTTTATGTGAATCCTGCCAAAAATAGCTTTAAAGACTTTGGCGTCGATGAACACCGAGGTAGTGTATTACGGCTTGTGCAGTTGCTGGAGCAATGTAACTTCCCTGTTGCGGTTGCCAAATTACTGGAATTCAAAGGCCAAGAACTTGGAAGCTACGCCAATCTTTTTCTTTCAGCGACCGAAATACCAAAGCCAAAGGCCAATGACCCTAAAATTGTGTTTCCTGTACAAAACCCCGTCCTTATCAACTATGTGCAATCACGCGGAATCCCGTATTCATTGGCTAAAAAGTACCTGTACGAAGTAATGACTACGACCAGCGATAGGGTTTACTTTACCGTCGGTTTCGTCAATGATTCAAAGGGATTTGCATTACGTAACAAATACTTCAAAGGATGTTTAGGAGAACAAGATATAACGACTTTTGATTTTGAGTCCCGAAATACGGTAGCCGTTTTTGAGGGATTTTTCGATTTTCTTTCAGCCCTAGTTTGGTTTGGCCGCGAAGCTCCACGAATTCCAACTGTTATCCTGAATACGACCAACAACCGAAAAAAAGCCGTTGCATACCTTCGTGGGTTCAAAGAAGTGAATTGTTTTTTTGACCGCGACAAGTCAGGGATGGAATGTTTCAACCTTTTACGCGACCGCGACGGGCTTCCCGTCAACGATTGTTCTGGAATTTATGAAGGTTTTAACGATTTCAATGAGTTCCTTATAAATACCCCTAAGAAACAATGA
- a CDS encoding PLP-dependent aspartate aminotransferase family protein, producing the protein MNFETLVINSTQYHDANASAVVPPIYLSTTFEREPDSSIPHGHIYTRASNPNRNSLEKAYAILEGGEVGMAFASGQAATATIFQCLSPNDHVIVPDDAYYGTPALLQEIMSVWGLKYTKVDMSDLAAIEAAFLPNTKLVWIESPSNPQLKITDIAEVATLARQKGAYTVCDNTWATPVLQRPLDLGCDVSMHSATKYFGGHSDLLSGALIFKENGPLAEKARMIQALGGAVPSPFDCWLVLRGLKTLPLRVRQQTSNAAQLAEFLSTHPALEAVHYPFLPSHSGVEVAKKQMSAGGAMMSIQVKGGEAAALALKSKVKVFIRATSLGGVESLIEHRATAEGVHSVSPKNLLRISVGLEHIDDLIADLKQALE; encoded by the coding sequence ATGAATTTTGAAACCTTAGTCATTAATAGTACGCAGTACCACGACGCCAATGCCAGTGCGGTGGTTCCTCCTATTTATTTGTCAACGACCTTTGAGCGTGAGCCCGATAGCAGTATTCCTCACGGACATATCTATACCCGAGCCAGTAACCCCAACCGAAATTCATTGGAAAAAGCCTATGCGATATTGGAAGGTGGAGAAGTTGGGATGGCTTTTGCGTCGGGGCAGGCGGCTACAGCGACTATTTTTCAGTGCCTTTCTCCCAACGACCACGTCATTGTTCCTGACGATGCTTACTACGGAACCCCCGCTTTGTTGCAAGAAATCATGTCCGTTTGGGGTTTAAAATACACAAAGGTGGATATGAGCGATTTAGCAGCGATTGAGGCGGCTTTTTTGCCGAATACCAAATTAGTATGGATAGAAAGCCCGTCGAACCCCCAACTTAAAATTACTGACATTGCGGAGGTGGCTACTTTGGCTCGTCAAAAAGGCGCCTATACAGTTTGTGACAATACGTGGGCAACCCCTGTTTTACAACGCCCACTTGATTTGGGGTGTGATGTGTCGATGCACTCTGCCACCAAGTACTTTGGGGGGCATAGCGATTTGTTAAGTGGGGCGTTAATATTTAAAGAAAATGGTCCGTTGGCTGAAAAAGCACGAATGATACAAGCATTAGGAGGGGCTGTACCTTCGCCATTTGATTGTTGGTTGGTTTTGCGGGGGCTTAAAACGTTGCCTTTGCGGGTGCGTCAACAAACCTCGAATGCGGCACAATTGGCAGAATTTCTGAGTACACATCCTGCATTAGAAGCCGTTCATTATCCTTTTTTACCGAGCCATAGTGGGGTAGAGGTAGCCAAAAAACAAATGAGTGCGGGGGGAGCGATGATGTCGATTCAAGTGAAAGGGGGAGAGGCGGCGGCTTTGGCCTTGAAAAGCAAAGTAAAAGTGTTTATCAGAGCCACGAGTTTGGGAGGAGTAGAAAGTTTGATTGAACACCGCGCGACGGCGGAGGGAGTTCATTCGGTGAGCCCTAAAAACCTGCTTAGAATTTCGGTAGGGCTAGAGCATATTGATGATTTAATTGCGGATTTAAAGCAGGCATTAGAATAA
- a CDS encoding phosphatidylserine decarboxylase family protein, with product MTIHKEGFASIGLAGAFVLLTNWLLRYFMGEIEWLTTTWLVVSLVFFFIIVQFFRKPTRITPIHPNHVIAPCDGKVVVIEEVVETEYFKGPRRQVSIFMSPINVHINWNPIAGVVNYFKYHPGKYLVAWHPKSSTENERTTTVIKAPNGVEVLFRQIAGALAKRIVWYVKEGQQVSQGSEMGFIKFGSRVDIYLPLDADIKVNLEEKTTGGITVLAHLK from the coding sequence ATGACAATTCATAAAGAAGGTTTCGCTAGTATTGGTTTAGCAGGCGCATTTGTATTACTTACTAATTGGCTCTTGCGCTACTTTATGGGCGAAATCGAATGGCTAACAACCACTTGGCTTGTGGTATCACTCGTCTTCTTTTTTATTATTGTTCAATTTTTCCGTAAACCAACGCGGATTACGCCCATTCACCCCAACCACGTAATTGCCCCTTGCGATGGTAAAGTGGTCGTCATTGAAGAAGTAGTTGAAACAGAATACTTTAAAGGCCCACGTCGGCAGGTTTCTATTTTCATGTCACCCATCAATGTCCATATCAACTGGAACCCCATTGCTGGTGTGGTCAACTATTTCAAATACCACCCAGGCAAATACTTGGTGGCGTGGCATCCCAAATCTAGTACAGAAAACGAACGAACAACCACGGTCATAAAAGCACCCAACGGAGTTGAAGTACTTTTTCGTCAAATTGCGGGTGCATTAGCAAAACGCATTGTTTGGTACGTAAAAGAAGGTCAACAGGTAAGCCAAGGATCCGAAATGGGATTTATAAAATTTGGCTCACGCGTCGATATTTACTTACCACTTGATGCAGATATCAAAGTGAACCTAGAAGAAAAAACAACGGGCGGAATCACAGTGTTAGCACATTTAAAATAA
- a CDS encoding site-specific integrase, translating to MNQDTTNASVTAERTSLRSAIISIRFQLVNPNRAESSIQCKIGVNGKYATEFVVERNIRTVNWAQKLQKMLDDSEESALLNQRLAFIKSEIKKAEMRLRLDGRPITAASIKNAYLEAQGVVKIEPKPVVIKRPTFHDCFREFYHKKSTQKRKPITERTRQSYWRYKSNLDKYIKGLHLKKLYADQITHDWAERYLDWLIDKAKFTNDYANNNIQLLKSVLQMAENTHLIDKNPLKGYKLFDNNFYDTTHLSINEVQALVNFDFSSVTTHVKTAEILRQEADIFVFSCFTAQHHCDLKEGNYELFQHPTDGRIWLKGKRRKTGMAYSMPLHPIALGIVNKYGGINNLPIKANTKRNYHLKHIAVHCGIKIRLTTKVGRKTFSNFALNTLRMREETVAAILGHQNTKFVKRYAKITEESIAAEYRF from the coding sequence ATGAATCAAGATACAACCAACGCATCTGTAACCGCCGAACGTACCAGTTTACGTTCGGCGATTATTTCCATACGTTTTCAGTTGGTGAACCCTAACCGCGCTGAAAGCTCCATCCAATGTAAAATTGGGGTCAATGGTAAATACGCCACCGAGTTTGTAGTCGAGCGTAACATCCGTACCGTCAATTGGGCGCAAAAGCTACAAAAAATGCTTGACGACTCCGAAGAATCGGCACTGCTTAACCAACGCCTGGCCTTCATCAAAAGTGAGATTAAAAAAGCCGAAATGAGGCTGAGACTAGACGGCCGTCCCATTACCGCAGCTTCCATTAAAAACGCCTATCTCGAAGCCCAGGGCGTTGTAAAAATTGAACCCAAACCCGTCGTTATCAAGCGGCCAACCTTTCACGACTGTTTTCGAGAGTTTTACCACAAAAAATCTACTCAAAAGAGAAAGCCTATCACCGAGCGTACCCGACAAAGCTATTGGAGATACAAAAGCAATTTGGATAAGTACATCAAGGGTTTGCACTTAAAAAAACTGTACGCTGACCAAATTACCCACGACTGGGCCGAACGGTATCTTGATTGGCTCATTGACAAAGCCAAGTTCACCAATGATTACGCAAACAATAATATCCAGCTTTTAAAAAGTGTACTCCAAATGGCTGAAAATACCCATCTGATTGACAAAAATCCATTGAAGGGATACAAACTCTTTGACAATAATTTCTACGACACTACCCACCTATCAATTAACGAAGTTCAGGCACTGGTTAACTTTGATTTTTCTAGCGTCACTACCCATGTAAAGACAGCGGAAATTTTAAGACAAGAAGCTGATATTTTCGTTTTTTCATGTTTTACCGCTCAGCATCATTGTGACCTAAAGGAGGGTAATTATGAACTTTTTCAGCACCCCACCGATGGGCGTATATGGCTAAAAGGCAAAAGGCGAAAAACGGGTATGGCTTATTCAATGCCACTTCATCCCATTGCTTTAGGTATCGTTAACAAATACGGAGGTATCAACAATTTACCCATAAAAGCCAATACGAAACGAAACTACCATCTAAAACACATTGCCGTACACTGTGGCATCAAGATACGTTTGACAACCAAAGTAGGCCGCAAAACCTTTAGCAATTTCGCGTTGAATACGCTGCGTATGCGCGAAGAAACCGTTGCCGCCATCCTTGGTCATCAAAATACCAAGTTTGTTAAAAGATACGCCAAAATCACAGAAGAAAGCATTGCCGCTGAATACCGTTTCTAA
- a CDS encoding crotonase/enoyl-CoA hydratase family protein produces the protein MTTLETFDLRIEDSIAWVYFNRPERANALNQKAWDEMKALFEELDENNDVRVIILSGHGKHFCAGIDLELLMNVAQFSQPCEGRKREQLRKKILALQAPINAIEQCSKPVIAAIKGGCIGGGIDIISACDMRYCIDDAYFTIKEIDMGMVADLGTLQRLPKIIPQGIARELAYTGRNVTGLEAERIGLVNRTFASAEEMYTEVMKIAQQIAGKSPLSIRGTKAIMNYSRDHSVTDGLDYMATWNAAMLLSDDLMEAFQAKMQKRPAVYK, from the coding sequence ATGACAACCTTAGAAACTTTCGACCTTCGTATTGAGGATTCAATTGCCTGGGTGTATTTTAACCGCCCAGAACGTGCCAATGCCCTAAATCAAAAGGCTTGGGATGAAATGAAGGCGCTTTTTGAAGAATTGGATGAAAACAACGACGTTCGGGTGATTATATTAAGTGGACACGGTAAGCATTTTTGCGCAGGAATCGACCTGGAGCTTTTGATGAATGTAGCCCAATTTTCACAACCTTGTGAAGGAAGAAAAAGAGAACAGCTTCGTAAAAAAATTCTAGCTCTACAAGCTCCCATCAACGCCATTGAGCAGTGCAGTAAACCTGTCATTGCAGCCATCAAAGGAGGCTGCATTGGCGGAGGGATTGACATTATAAGTGCCTGTGATATGCGCTATTGTATCGATGACGCCTACTTCACCATCAAAGAAATTGACATGGGAATGGTGGCAGATTTAGGAACATTACAGCGTTTACCCAAAATAATTCCACAGGGCATTGCGCGGGAATTGGCCTACACGGGTCGAAATGTAACGGGTTTGGAAGCAGAGCGCATCGGGTTAGTCAATCGTACTTTTGCCAGTGCCGAAGAAATGTACACGGAGGTGATGAAAATAGCTCAACAAATTGCAGGCAAGTCACCCTTATCTATTAGAGGTACAAAAGCTATTATGAATTACAGCCGCGACCATTCTGTTACCGATGGACTCGACTACATGGCAACCTGGAATGCTGCTATGCTACTTTCGGACGATTTAATGGAGGCTTTTCAGGCAAAAATGCAGAAGCGCCCAGCAGTATATAAGTAA
- a CDS encoding Fic family protein, whose translation MSQFNTLQILKSEYLPYYRERQPLTIHKHIATLRKVEPSLDSFSYLVSSSIFSSRIEGNPISIHDYYRHQEMGLRKTKPIREVEDLINAYKMAQKLNLTEKNMLRIHKILSNTILNNNPQYQGQYRDKPASVYNLQTGKVVYRAATETILKTEIEKLFVDIAFLIDQDLNHNEIFYFAAQIHLRLAQIHPFADGNGRTARLLEKWFLSTMIGDIAWYIQSEHNYQKRLTSYYKNIHLGPDYDQLNYGNSLPFLLMLPWALRVKAH comes from the coding sequence ATGAGCCAGTTCAATACATTACAAATCCTCAAATCTGAATACTTGCCCTATTACCGCGAAAGGCAACCCCTCACCATCCATAAGCACATTGCAACACTCCGAAAAGTAGAACCATCTTTGGATTCATTTTCCTATTTGGTGTCAAGCTCCATTTTTTCTAGCCGAATTGAAGGAAATCCCATTAGTATCCACGACTACTATCGCCACCAAGAAATGGGACTCCGAAAAACCAAGCCCATCCGTGAAGTCGAGGATCTCATCAATGCCTACAAAATGGCACAAAAGCTCAACTTGACTGAAAAAAATATGTTGAGAATCCACAAGATTTTATCCAATACAATTCTCAATAACAATCCACAATATCAAGGCCAATACCGCGACAAACCCGCTAGTGTTTATAATTTACAAACAGGAAAAGTTGTATATAGAGCCGCAACCGAAACTATTCTCAAAACTGAGATAGAAAAATTGTTTGTTGACATTGCTTTTTTGATTGACCAAGACTTGAATCACAACGAAATTTTTTATTTCGCAGCTCAAATTCACCTTCGTTTGGCACAAATCCACCCTTTTGCAGATGGGAACGGAAGAACCGCTCGATTGTTGGAAAAATGGTTTTTATCAACAATGATTGGTGATATCGCTTGGTATATTCAGTCAGAGCATAACTATCAAAAACGGCTTACTTCTTACTACAAAAACATTCACTTAGGCCCTGACTATGACCAATTAAATTATGGCAATTCATTGCCGTTTTTGTTGATGTTACCTTGGGCACTAAGAGTAAAAGCGCATTAA
- a CDS encoding TraR/DksA C4-type zinc finger protein, which translates to MSAQEEKKRYSEEELKEFEEIINTKLEVARKELAYIKDTLSRKNDSGTDNTGAATKLMEDVDTSEREQMSQSAGRLQKFITQLENALIRIKNGTYGICIDTGKLIPKERLRAVPHTQQTIEAKLRRV; encoded by the coding sequence ATGTCAGCACAGGAAGAAAAAAAACGTTACTCTGAAGAGGAGTTGAAGGAGTTCGAGGAAATCATCAACACAAAACTTGAAGTTGCGCGTAAAGAATTGGCGTACATTAAGGACACATTAAGTCGCAAAAATGACAGTGGTACCGACAATACAGGTGCTGCGACCAAATTGATGGAAGATGTGGACACAAGCGAGCGGGAGCAAATGAGCCAATCGGCTGGGCGTTTGCAAAAATTTATTACGCAGCTTGAAAACGCGCTTATTCGCATCAAAAACGGTACGTACGGTATTTGTATTGATACTGGAAAGTTGATTCCAAAGGAGCGACTTCGCGCAGTGCCACATACGCAGCAAACGATTGAAGCAAAACTTCGTCGCGTATAA